Below is a window of Malus domestica chromosome 13, GDT2T_hap1 DNA.
ATGTGGATTGAGCACCATTACAACGATAGCTTCCAATGGTGGTCTGAGTGATTTAGGAAATGAAAGTCATGAGGAGTTTTCAACTGAGATGGATTTGATTGGAAATTATTACTCCGGATTAGAACAAGAAGCCATTCAAGCGCCTAAGTCTCCAAACTCCCATCTAGAAGCTCCTGAACCCGAAGAAAAATGCATGATTGTGGAAGAGGAAATCAAGCTAATCGAAAAAGAGTTGGAAAATGGAGAGAACAACCATGATGGAAACACAATTCAATCTTGCGGAGAGCCAGTGATAGAATCAGATTCTTTCCCGTCAACTGAGCCTCAATCTGAAGCTGCAATGATTGTCTCTATACTTGAGAGCGCCAAAAAGGTACGTGTATTTAATCCTTTAAGCAACAAAGATTGTCGAACTGAGGAGACGGAAGTTGCTGAGAAAGGAAACCTAGTTGTCATGGTGTGTGTTGAAAACGAAATTGAGGCTTCTGAGGACCACTTCCTGAACTTGGAAGAGAAAATTGAGGTGGTCCCGGAACTTGGAATGGTTCCAATGGAGTTAACTGTTGTGCATTGCAATGACGAGGAAAAGGAGGCAACAGAGAAGACAACTGCAGAAGAAAATGGGAATAACACTGAACCTTCTTGTGCAATTGCTGTTGATCATGATCAAGCAGAGGCTCTGCCCTTTCAAAGCACCAATGACTCAATCCTAAATTCTAAGCAAGAGAATTGCAGTGAGTTCTTTGCTGCAAAAGCTTCCACTGTTGATTTCAATAACTGGATAGCTGAAGCATTAGTTTCTATGAACAAGTTGGCACTCGATATGCCTGATCAACATGTTACACAACATACCGAACCATCTCAAGCAgcagcagaagcagaagcagaagcagaagcagaaacTAAAATTCCAGCCAGCCAATCCAATGAACAATGTGAAAAGGTTGAAACATCTGAATCAGTAAACTGTGATTTTGAAACACAAGAAAATGTGGGAAGGTCCAGCACTGAATCAGATGTTGATAACTTGAATGTTCATGCTCGGATACAAAAATCTCCAAGCTTCAGCCTTGATCTCCAAAATGAAGCAAGAACTGAGGAATCGGATTCTCCCCCTTTGCTGTATCATGACAAGGCTGCAATAGAAGGCTCAACAAGCCAAGATGATGGTGTTACCCTTGGAAGCTGTATCGAGTACACCGGATCTGAACAAGGTGTTTCACAGTACCAAGCAATGCTGGTGGAAGAGAAAGTCATCACATTGGAACCAAGTAACTCAGAGAAGTCAAATACTTCATTCCTAGGATTCttgaaggaagaggaagaagctcGTATTGTTGTTACACCACACGAAGATGATAACCGGTCGACTGCTGAAGATTCAACCAAGAATCTCTTGGAATCACATACTAAAGAAGCTGCTAGGGATCCAACTACTTCATCAAAAGGTAAAGCAAAGCGCAGGCAGCGGTCTTCTCTCTTTACCAACTGCATGTGTTGTGCAACTGTGATTAACTGAATGCCTCTTAATTCATACGCTCTGAATATACTGGCTTTGATTGGTGATTTTCTCTCTAATTAATTTGAGTTCTCTGGGAAATAGAGTTCTATCAGGAGGGAGACTGAATTTTCTTGGtaattcttttacttttttgGCTCAAAACTTATTTTCTTGGTTACTTTGAGAAGCCAAGAAAGAGTGTATGTTTTCACTTGTTCCATctgcctttttatttatttatttggctCAAAACTTACAGTACCTTGTGCTGTAAGTTACCGTCTGATGTAATTCCATCTATTTATTTGACTGGGAGATAATTAATTTGTAAGGTTTTGGAGGGAATTGTATTAAAGGCAGCTATATATGGTGCTTCTGATTGTAATATTTGTTCATTTTTATTCATATAATacaatgatttgataaattattCTCTATCAACTTAAACCTATGAGGTTAGTGTTGtctaacaaaaattaatatttttcagTATTAATATCATCACTGTTTAACCTTTTGATTATGATGCAAAGAGATGGTATGAACCAAATTGTTAAACCTATCATCAGAACCTCTAGTATCGCAATCTAAGAGAATCTTGAATATCACCAGTTGTACGTAACTATGCATTTATCCTTCTTTTAACTTATATTGTAAAATTAGCCAGAGAGAAATaaacataatataatatatacaaCTAGCGACATGACAAAGTGAAATGCGAGAAGAAAAAACTGATAGATCAGTGCAGTTATGGAGGAACCATCAAAGCACCGACCATAGATTCATGATTGAGAGTCATTTTTTAAATCTGGATTCCAATAGGACTATGGTTGGCCTAAGCAAACTGGGACCAGGCCAGACAGAGACAGACATGATGGCATTGCTACATACCATACCATATATACCACCGAGATCTGATCAACCCAATATTGCTTCACATAATACCAGGCCATGTCTACATTTAATTCTTTCACATTTGATACATCGAGCCATAATCCaacctttttttcttccaatacAAGCAATATCTCCTTCATCTTAATCTAAATTGTGAGAAGAAAGATTCGAACTCAAATATGCAGAGAGAAGCACATTTAGATTAGTCAATATGATTATGTTCGTCTCTCAGCAGAACTGAAAGCCTCTTGAGTATTAAGACATAGTCAAAGAAGATGAGTTGCAATGTAGGTTTAGGGCACACAGAGATAGAGACGAAAGTTTCCACATTCCACGCGGTTTTGAGGACGGTCTAAAGTTTGAACTTTTGAAGCCAAAGACTAGGGGGAAATATGAAGTCATTGACTTAATGCAAAGAAACTAACGTGAAGGGAACAGCttatccttttccttttcccaaAACATGAAATAATTCATATTAGAAACCACATTTCCACCCATTGATCTTGGTCAAAGTCCGACCTCACAACCAAAAGTTGGACAAACTTCAAATCAAGAAACCCCTCTTATGAGTTGGAAGATAATCTTATAAATTACCCAAaataaacagaaaaagaaaaaagaagaaactatTTTCacgttattattattttattttttttgttatattctGACTTTTGAATTGAAGaatcaataaaataaataaatatgagtGTGCAAAAATCACTTCAAAAGAAATTGGAATGAAATGAATATAAAGCAGAAGAAGATATAAATGGTTGAGCTAAAATATATCACATTGAACAAAGATTTTGATACATCATCACattgaagcacaccatgattatgaATATCtagaaattgaaaaataatacaATGTGGAATTGAATAAACTGAACAAATCAAAGGGTACTAGTCAAGTACTCCTACATTTTTGGTCATTTGACAACATGAATACAAGTTTATTGTTTGAGGGCTAGTGACGAATTTGAATGAGGGAATTTTGTTCAATATGGATCATCCAATggtcatcatcatcttcacgaATTCATCGTAATTCACTTGTCCGTCACCGTCCAAATCCGCCTCATTTATCATCTGCTCGACCTCTTCGTCGGTCAATTTTTCGCCAAGATTGATCATTACATGcctcaactaaaaaaaaatagcaagaaCATGAACAAACATGATTATGTGAAGTGTAAATTCTGTCGGAAATAAAAGGTCCATGTGGAAAACAAGATAAACATTGTCTAATGAAGGTTTGGTGGTGTTCATTGCATGCGAAAATGTACAGGGAATCAAGATACGGATAGATCTCCCAAGAACTTGGGTTGATGCCATCTCCGATTATGGAGGGCTAGATGTTGTCTTTGGCTATATTTTAGACTTTTTgtcctttaaaaataaaatttaaaagatcactttagagttaatttttttcatctctaACTATGTAGGGttatattttattactttttggGGGGGTATATTTTAGACATTTCatcctttaaaaataaaattttaaagatcactttagagttaatttttttcatctctaACCATGTAGGGCTATATTTTATTACTTTGGGGGGGACTTAGTTTGTTATTGGACTACATGTTTTCTGTCATGTGACCAAACTTACTAAATTTTGTATACTCAATTATATGAAAgtagatgattagattattatttaagtgttaattaacatgtttatttcttattgataaCCCATCATTTAATATATCTAGCATTATTTCCTTTAATCCTTTTGTCGGAGACCAATTTTGTCATTTAGGACTAAACGTAGCATAATCCTTGATTGGAAATGGCCTAAAAGGATGCGATTTACTTAGATTAAATATTGGGAATTATTTCACGAATACCCAAATAAAACATTTTATAAGCAAGTATTAGTATCACTTAAGCCATATGATTCTCACACTAATATTTTTCTAACTGCATCCTTGTCAGAATCCATGCTGGCAATCCCTGCAATGAAGCCATCACTAATTCTGAATTTGGTGGCCTATCAGAGGTTAACAGCTCGAAGCTTGTAGGCCATTAGGTAGTTGGTATTAATAATATTGTATAAGGggaataacctcaacttttttagAGAGGGCTAAGGGAAGGTAAATTTGAATAAAGGTCTCAACGCAGAGTAAATCGTAAACGTTTTTAACCGGTTGAATTATAAATTTTATGTTGAGTAAAATTTCTTTTGGAAATAATGTTATCACTCTTTATATATTATAGTCTCTTCTATATTGTTATATGTTTTTTCCAGTCTCTTAACTATGTCTTGGTGCTAATATATGTTCTAGTGCAACACTATGaataatcatttcaaacacatgaaaaacatgttttgtgaacaaaatgtTCACAGAATTAGACTAACTGGCTTAATCGCCAGTGGAATTTATTTGATAAATTCAAATTAAGCTGATAATAATTAACCTTTTATCTATTTAATCAAAAATTTCAAAGGAATCGTTGCGTATGAATTTAATTAATGAGATGGAATTTTAATATTGCGTTTTACCTCGGTAGCTGAAATGTATCCATTCTGATCCTTGTCAAATACTTTGAAGGCCTCTTTGAGCTCCTCCTCTGCATCAGTTTCCTGatgcatatatacattcataCAAACATAATTAAGAACACTAATATGGCATTTTAAGACCAACTAATCTTTATAGTTTATATAATCAAGCTATATATCTGCAGTGCCatgcatatataattttatacctTCATTTTGTTTGCCATTAAGCTCAAGAACTCTGCGAACTCAATGGTCCCATTTCCATCAACGTCAACTTCGCTTATCATGTCCTGAAGCTCCTCCTCCGTCGGATTCTGATCCAGAGACCGAATCACCGTCGCCAGTTCATCCACAGTAATGCAACCTAATAAAACATGTacatattcaaaatattttccgTCAGTGCCAGTTCATATAGTTATCAAACGAGCGCCTAGTCTTTGTGCACGCACTTCCAAATCTGAGAACGTAAAAAAACTATATAAAGCTGGCTAATGCAAGAACAtgttatatatgtttatatattataGAGAATAAGGACTAACCAAGAACGGAGGACATGATAGTAGGAAACTCACCATCTCCATCCTTGTCAAATAGACAAAATGCTTCTTTAAACTCAACAATCTGTTCTTCGCTTAGTACGTCTGCCATCTTCTTTACTTGGCCTttcaaaatacaaataagtctagagagagaaaaagagttcagagagagagagagagagagagagagagagagagaatgttgagTTAGAGTATAGCTCAATCTTAGCTGGGTTTAAGTAGAAGTCCTCCAATGGGGTAATTAATAGGTAAGTGCGAGCATATTTTcattgtttaatattttaataaactagtagtaataaaatataagaagaagaagaagaagaagtaaaattaaaaaagggtggTCAAATCAAAGGCTTATATGCATGACTGGAATTTGTTGTTACAGTCTTGGCTTTATTAAAAAGAATCATATGACTTCCAAATCTTTAGCTTTTTTTCCTAGTTTCTACATGGAACTTGGTGGAAGggaagcaaacaaaaaaaaatatatatatatatattaacaattTAACCGTTTATTTTTAGGTGTTGTCTTACAAAATATGCCTATTTGAAATCATCCAAACCAAAAATATATGAACAGTTAAATAAAGTCTAGAGTGGtcctataaaatataaaatatggtATATAGCCCTAGAAAGTTTCAGGGCAGATATGTAGCTGCTTCACTGTAAGTGAATAAATATAAGAAAGGACAGCTGTAAGGGTTTGATGTTTGGGAGGGACAAAGATTATCTGCTCTTCTTGTTCTCGAGCCTTTttattttgtgtggttacgATTAagtcatattaattttttatattaatttttttatagagataataagacaaaaataaatagtaatataaaatattgacatgacttaaccgtaaccacacaaacagaaaggTATAAAAAGACACGGGAACAAAGAGAGCAAACAATCCTCGTCCGTTTGAGACACACAAGGCATTCAGAGAGTAGGACGCTGAGGATATGGGAAGGTGTGTAAATTGCTCCCACATTCAAATTTTCCAGCCCCAAAAAGCACGCTGCGTTGCTTGCCTGCACGAGGAGCCCGACactacgagagagagagagtaacagCTTTCTTATTTATGTCtttttcgttttattttttcagctttctctctcattcgatTCGATTTgagttgtttattttttttgttcagaTGAATAAACAAGTTcatatttgttttgatttttttagagTTGATTTTTATATAATCTAAAAAAGAAACggtttgaattattttataaataataaatgccaagaaagtaTAACAAAAAGATGCGAGCCACAAGTTCGGTAGCAGTAGCACTACTTAATTAGAACACAAAATACTGGTAATGGTACTCGGTATTTTCAAGGCGTTTACATGGATGGTATCTGCATTTTATGGTATGTTttgcttttcttatttttttcttttattttaagaagGGAGACAAGGTGATAAGTTACGATTTTCTACCTTTTTTGGGGATCGGAAAACTCATAAAGACATTTCAGCATTTTCCTTACCACAAGTCTGGTTTCTACATCAACAGCGGGTTTTGAACCCGAAACctctagttttttattttaaaaaaaacctcGTAATCCACCTTTTATTACTGGATCTCTAGTTGCATGTTCCTTATTTTTTGTCCTTTGCAGTTTTGGAAAGCTTATTCGAATTTGGTCCTTTTCAAGGAACATGCTTCGTTAAATAAATGAATTATATATAACTGAAAGCATAGCATTCAAGTTCAACATAACCCtcttacaaaataataataacaataataataaaggtTCAACATAACCCTTATCACACATGTCACTCCTTTATTTTACGATCGAAATCGTGGTACGGCGAATTGAAAAATAACACATCAGATGCAGTCGATATGATGCCACGTGTCAGCTTTCACTTGGATGTGAAGGAAGTAACTTTTATTGATTGACTCAACAACTTATACAATTCATATCCTTCGTCGCCAAAGGAagtaaggtcatctccaaccgatggctgatCAGatagctcgttttagccctttaaccctccaagattctctaagatattaatattttaatgaacagtacagggctaTATTTGCctctgtctccaaccgaggaccagatggcttgttttagccctatcacaaaaaaccgtctccaaccgagggccaaagggtcatagggccaaacataatttattatttaaaaactacaacttaaattcaaatccaatggctaagTAACGTCAGTCCAAGAACTGGTGGTATCTTTATAGATAAGTACATGaggcgctatagaatgatacgttctcgtgccacaaacaagtacctacaacaagatcttgttgcacatctttggacCCAAAGAAGCATGGAATAggcatttatgttttatgtttttaaaaatgttgtttaagtttcatgctgtataatttttatgttggttaatgttatttaatgttgtttcatattatttaatgttgtttcatgttacttaatttaatttaatgttgtataatggcttaggaagttatatgaaaaaaaaaatagaatttaaaaaaaatatgaaacaaattttgtgaactagaagttataggaaaaaaatggaatttaaaaaaatatataaaacaaattttgtgaagtagaagttataggaaaaaaatggaatttaaaaaaaaaatatgaaacaaattttgtgaaatagaagttatagggaaaaaatggaatttaaaaaaaatatgaaacaaattttgtaaaataaaagttataggaaaaaaatggaatttaaaaaaaatatgaaacaaattttgtaaaatagaagttatacgaaaaaaaatatgaaccaaattttgtaaaatataagttataggaagttatagaaaaaaaaggtttaaattcataaaaaaaaatttaaaaaaaatttgaatacaacaactaatgattggctagccgttGGAATTCAAATTAGAATTCAAAttagtgtcggttttaaccgacactgTTCAAACTGATATTATATTAACAttgctattagtgtcggttataaccaacactaATAATATAGTGTATATTATTTATGTCGACTATAATCGAtagaaataacaaaacattaaaaaaaaaaatggccagCCCTCCAGCCTTACAGCCCTCTCCGATTCCGTGGGGCGCttccagattccagagccctctggcctagcccttggTTAGAGACGGGtttcgggctattttcagccctctaaccctttggacccttcggttgaAGATGACCTAACCCACTTCTCCCAACTAAGGGCTCGTTAGTACGTTCTtttaaacaattgaatttgatttttgataaaatatttttaaaactaaattttactaaaatgcaaattaattgtaaaaaaaatacttgaagTGCTTCTAGTAAGAAGCACATTTCTAATGTTTTTAGcaaaaaaacacttcaagtgtttttataactcaaaaatattttatttaaaagtgcttttagtcatttaaaagcACTTGCCAAAGGAGTCCTAAACAACCACCAAAACAAAATCTAGTTACAATTCCCATTGATATGATGCTGACATGTgacattataaaaaaatttagtacGCCGAAAACACGGCCAAGTATATCAAGTAAACAAATACAattggttgaaaatttgaaaaaaaaaatcccaactgattgtattattacacttTGTATAACAAGCCGTATTTCTAGCACACTGAAAAATACCTCAATGAAATGAGGCTTGAATGTGGAAGGCTTAGTGACATCTGGGAATTTAGTCTTAAAAACTGAATGCTCCTACCAAGCAGCTGTAGCATCATCCTTTGAGTGAAGTTGCCATTGAAATTTGGTCTTAAAATTTGGGGTTGAATGTTTCTTTGTTAGTTTAAAATTTGGGGTTGAATGtttctttgttctttttctATCGTATTCTTCGAGAAGTCAAATTTTGATTACCTCAAAACCCAACTTCCATCGACTAACACTTCAAGTTTGTTCATCATCTTCCGGCTAAAAGCATTGACACCTTCCAacattttaaaatgaaatgttATGACATAAAAGCAACACGAAATTACGGATCAACTAAGTCACTTGTTCAACACAATTCCAAAAAACTTACGCGGTAAAGGTGCGTCCTCCGCAGCACAAATTCACAGACGTGCGTTTGTCAAATGAAACAGATTATCTTAACCGGCTAGCTTCACcgaaaaaagggaaaagaaggGATCAAACCGTAGGAATTGCTGATAATCCCTCACATTTTGTAACTCCTGTTTCAGATAGGCTGGCCCTTCGGaacaatttgatctttaatcCACATGTAAATTGGAACCAGCACATAGTAAGCTCCTGCAGTTGCACCGAGAATGAGCCGAAAAAGAAACACCAATGGATTCACAGGCTTCCTGACATCCTCCACCTTTGGACCAAGCTGGCACCAAAGCAAACATCAAATAAATACGAGGAAGTATATCTATCAAACCAAAAATAAGCCTCCTACGTAAACCTACTGCATCTTCTGCTTAATTTTCAACAGATATCATTTAGGTACACGAGTAAACCCTCAATAGAGTAGATGAGCATCTTCTGATTAAATGGTCCTCGCCTATAACGACTCACAAACTTAAGTGTCCCCAAATTTGCTTTTGAACTAAAATCTTATTAGATAGCATTAAGTAGTATTGCTTCCTCCtgttttctgcttttgcttctaAAATGAACCACAGCCAGTGTTGTCGCCAACACCACCACTACTATTTGTCGGTTGTCACCACTAATACCTTTACCACAACCGCTAGAACACCATCACCAACATCACCCTTTCCGCTAATTCAAGCACGGTCATGGCTGCCCAGAGTCACACCTGCCATTACTATTTCCACCAGCATCACCACTTATGTCACAACCA
It encodes the following:
- the LOC103453261 gene encoding uncharacterized protein, translating into MMGNEMGNNNTSGLRDEENTTVGGKPLAETTRANEIKEENGIVNADEGTDFHEKVTNLPSNGPERKRDPSVDDQILDRTEQEATEVQPVDESSNIALESNKTGEEDGEMQANILLKGSGYEKPIAQTEESDLQGTIKHQLEKQVSFKKEEEGTTSTSHDPEPKESTHLELNHHEMATVHADDQTVEDGSGRLEVGSEDSLGSNPDFEVNDHLLDTEALEIMVESVDSNADPIREKQREDLLLEQKASQEQFESSEEKSETRDGGKVECGLSTITTIASNGGLSDLGNESHEEFSTEMDLIGNYYSGLEQEAIQAPKSPNSHLEAPEPEEKCMIVEEEIKLIEKELENGENNHDGNTIQSCGEPVIESDSFPSTEPQSEAAMIVSILESAKKVRVFNPLSNKDCRTEETEVAEKGNLVVMVCVENEIEASEDHFLNLEEKIEVVPELGMVPMELTVVHCNDEEKEATEKTTAEENGNNTEPSCAIAVDHDQAEALPFQSTNDSILNSKQENCSEFFAAKASTVDFNNWIAEALVSMNKLALDMPDQHVTQHTEPSQAAAEAEAEAEAETKIPASQSNEQCEKVETSESVNCDFETQENVGRSSTESDVDNLNVHARIQKSPSFSLDLQNEARTEESDSPPLLYHDKAAIEGSTSQDDGVTLGSCIEYTGSEQGVSQYQAMLVEEKVITLEPSNSEKSNTSFLGFLKEEEEARIVVTPHEDDNRSTAEDSTKNLLESHTKEAARDPTTSSKGKAKRRQRSSLFTNCMCCATVIN
- the LOC103453247 gene encoding calmodulin-like protein 8 isoform X1, with the translated sequence MADVLSEEQIVEFKEAFCLFDKDGDGEFPTIMSSVLGCITVDELATVIRSLDQNPTEEELQDMISEVDVDGNGTIEFAEFLSLMANKMKETDAEEELKEAFKVFDKDQNGYISATELRHVMINLGEKLTDEEVEQMINEADLDGDGQVNYDEFVKMMMTIG
- the LOC103453247 gene encoding calmodulin-like protein 11 isoform X2, whose product is MADVLSEEQIVEFKEAFCLFDKDGDGCITVDELATVIRSLDQNPTEEELQDMISEVDVDGNGTIEFAEFLSLMANKMKETDAEEELKEAFKVFDKDQNGYISATELRHVMINLGEKLTDEEVEQMINEADLDGDGQVNYDEFVKMMMTIG